The sequence below is a genomic window from Hippocampus zosterae strain Florida chromosome 7, ASM2543408v3, whole genome shotgun sequence.
aatcgcgaatggcaagagtaaaggccgcaaggcaagaaggcaacgagtaatctataatcgaggagttagcacgagagagcaatggcacggcgtggaattctccggcagcgagatgactgtcggagtctcttaataaaagagggtaatcagcccgaaattacggacaggtgcgcggatggcgggggagaaaacccgccacctgctggcggacacgcgacgtgacagtacccccccctcaatggacgcctcccggcggactacccggcttggatggatgtgcagcgtggaagtcgcgcaagagggacggatcaaggatccaggagcgaggcacccactgccgctcctcaggcccgtagccctcccagtcgaccagatactggaacccctttcccctgcgccgagagtccaggatggcacgaaccgtgtacaccgggtcaccgtcgacgacccgcggaggtggcggcggcgtgggaggaggagccaagtcactgggagacacgggtttgagaagggagacgtggaagacggggtgaaccttcatggtgggcggtagccggagcctgactgcagctggactgatgacggcctcgacctcgaacggtccagtaaatcggggtcccagtttcgcagacgtgccggccagccgaagatccctcgtcgccaaccacaccttctgtcctaccacgtatgaaggagccgggcgccggcgacgatccgcgatccgctggttcctggccgccgtgcgggacaacgcagcccgggcctccttccacacgcgatgggcccgcttgaggtggtgctgcacagaggggacctccacctgcccctcctgggacgggaacagcggcggctggtacccgtaggcggccatgaagggggacctaccggtggcagaagagacgagggtgttgtgcgcgtactccacccagggtaagtggtcgacccaggacgagggacggtgaaggcacacacagcggagggccgcccccagatcctggttggcacgctcggcttgtccattggactgggggtggtaccccgaggtcagactggcagtggccccgagggaccggcagaactgcttccagacgcgggatacgaactggggcccccggtccgagacaatgtccagtggaatgccgtggagacggaagacgtgttcgactaggaggtcggcggtctccagcgccgacggcaacctggacaaaggaacaaaatgagccgccttggagaagcggtccacgatcgtgagtacgacagttcgaccccgggaaggcgggagacccgtgacgaagtccagggcgatgtgggaccacgggcgaggaggaatgggcaacggctggagcagtcccgccggcggctgatgggacgacttgccgcaggcgcaggaggtgcaggccttgatgaactccgtcacgtcgttgcggagctccggccaccagaaacgctgggcgacgagttgcacagtccggttcaccccgggatgacacgccaccttggacccatgtccccactgcagaacttcagatcgtaaggagggaggtacgaatagcctccctgctgggcactccttcggcacctgaaccccctccagggctgcctggatccgctgctcaacctcccactggacggcccccacgacgcaccgggtcgggaggatggtctccggggatcgatccctccccgcaggctcgtggagacgggagagggcgtcgggcttggtgttcttagacccgggagagtaggtgaggataaagtcaaacctggtgaggaagagggcccaccgggcctgacgggcgttcagtcttttggcggagcgaaggtaggcgaggttcttatgatctgtgtagaccgtgaagggttcctttgccccctcgagccagtgccgccactcctgcaaggcggtcacaactgccaacagttcacggttgcccacgtcgtaattggactcggcggcactgagtcgacgggagaaaaaggcgcaggggtgcaacttctggtcgaccggagagcgctgggacagcacagcccccacccccgaatccgaggcgtccacctccacgataaaggggagatcaggatcagggtgcagtagtacggggggactggtgaacgccgccttcaggtttgcgaacgccgcatccgcggtcggatcccacttaaatggggttttaatggacgtaaggcgggttaaggggagcgccttctgactataaccgcggatgaagcgtcggtagaagttggcgaaccccagaaagcgctgcagttccttgcgattggttggaaccggccagttagtgacggcacgcgtcttaatggggtccgcccttaacctgccctgttcaataatgaaccctaggaaggagatgacgggaacatggaattcacacttttctgccttgacgaagagccggttctccagtagacgttgtagcaccagcctaacgtgttgctggtgctcgtgtaatgaccgggaaaaaattaaaatatcgtcaaggtaaacgaaacaaaagatgttaatcatgtcccttagcacatcattgattaggttttggaaaacggcaggggcgttggtgagcccaaaaggcataaccaagtattcaaaatgacccagaggggtcttaaaagccgtcttccactcgtcaccctcccggatgcgaaccaagtggtaagcgctgcgcaagtctaatttggagaaaatggtggctgactgtaatggggcgaaggcggagtccagcaagggtagcgggtatctattcttaatagttatctcgtttaaaccccgataatctacgcagggtcgcagggtcttgtcttttttccctacgaagaaaaaacccgcccctaacggtgaacgcgatggtctaataagacctgcggcgagcgagctgttgatgtactccgtcaatgcctcgcgctcgggttgggacacctgatacagccgcgaggtcggcaacggagcgcccgcctgcaggtctatagcacaatcgtaggggcggtgtggaggcaaagagtgggcacgatcctcgctgaacacctcctttagatcccgatagcaatccggcactccgtcaaggcagatctcctcggggggtgtgacacgttcatgcctcccgacggccgattgcagacagtgctggtaacagtactggctccagctgtctatcgctgggcgcgcccaggaaatcacgggattgtgtgtcttgagccagggtaacccgagaacgatcggggcgttgcgagaccgcattaagtaaaaacgacgatgttcgacatggttgccggacagtagaagtttcaacggctccgtcctatgcgtaactaccgccaggagacgcccatcaagatcacaaacccgcttcctatctatcagcttctccacggaacaacccagctcggaagcgagatcggtgtccattatgcagtcatctgcccccgagtctaccagagcccgaacccgccacgaccgggacccccctaatatctccccctcgagttcgagtctgttggggtgaccaggccgcgagtcgactcgcctagactcgaagggaggcgcgcgcggtcgtgactcacagtactcctggtgggcagggggtgacggccccggatggctggttgcggcgtgaggagatggtggaacgccgtcagtcgtcgctcgatcgctgaaacgacgctttccttcctccgcaccagcgtccctgcctcccagctgcacctgttcctccgtgggtgttcgtcggaactggggccgctcacccccacgctcccggcttcgctccctcaggcgattgtccatgaggagggagaggtcgattaattcctccaggttggtgctgtggtcgcgggtcgccagctcgtccttgagttgagggtttagtccacggcgaaataggccacacagcgcccgatcatcgtatccactctgggcggccaggatccggaactcgatggagtagtccgctaccgatcgctccccctggtggatggcgagtaaccggccctctgcctctctgccccgcacgggatgatggaacacccggcggaacgcagccacgaagtcggggaacgaagtacggagattcggcttggcgtcacttgtcgcaatcgcccacgatgctgccggacctgttaacagactcatgacataagccaccttggcggcgtcattagcataggcagacggctgttgatcaaaaatgagagagcactggtggaggaagtgtccacactgcccgtgctcgcccccgtagcgaggggggtgtggaagcgatggctccctcgtcataatgggatatgaggggggcgcttcgggaatgatagaacgaaccccggggggagatggtctccgctcttccacccggaccaaccgaggttctaaatcatcggaccgatgagccagcatggagaccgcgccacggagttccctaatggcttggccctgctgactcatctgttgctcttgtcgggaaagagcggacaaaattctttcgatgtctgcgggatccatggtggccggagaattctgtcacgttctgtccgaagcgataactatcgcttcgtgcagaacaatgaaaataaagaattggatccccggaaaacagacacgaaagaaccttgtcaaaacaaagagtgtctttaatgacaaaaacagaaagagcccgacagggaaaaaacggtaacacaaaacgctggtcaaataaggaccaggggagaaataaggaaacaaccgaaaacgctcgccgaaaaaacaaggtgcgaggaactactgaataggcaatataagagagtacaatttagtgactaatcgcgaatggcaagagtaaaggccgcaaggcaagaaggcaacgagtaatctataatcgaggagttagcacgagagagcaatggcacggcgtggaattctccggcagcgagatgactgtcggagtctcttaataaaagagggtaatcagcccgaaattacggacaggtgcgcggatggcgggggagaaaacccgccacctgctggcggacacgcgacgtgacacgtTGTCGTTTGTAAAACTCTTTGAAGCTGCGCCAGTCGACCCAGAATAGATGTACGTTTGTTGAGAAATATACTTGCAAATATATTTCAGTCACGGAGTGTCCCCCGTCACCCTGGAAGAGTCGTCATGTTGTCTTTCAGGATGTTGTATGAGTGCAGTGATCCGAAAGCAAATTGTTCCGATCTTACATGGAGTTGGATCTATTTGAAATAAACCAACCAAAAGCTCTAGAAAGTTGTCGATCTATAGTGTTATTTATTACCACTTTCGAAGCAccagcgccttttttttttgttgagattCCCGTCCATCCAGAGTATGAAGAGCTGGAGGATATCACAGAGCCAAAGTCGCTCGGGAACTGCTGATCCGCTCCTGTaattctgtactttttttttttaaacagttctgTGGTTTTTCCTCTTCCCTTGACCCGTGATATTTGAAAGTCTTTTTTGGGAAACGTAACTGCAACAGCAGTTGAATGTGTGCAGCATTGCAGTAAAAGGCACTTTGGTAAAAGGTGATCCATAAATCTCTGTTATGCAGTATACCTTGAgtccacacaaacaaaaatgtaaataagaaTAGAAATCAGACAATCATGTACAGGATAAAGAAGGTGGTGAAATCGGAAAAGAGTCTGCTGGCTCTTAAAAAAGGGCACAGGAAGTCCATGTTGGTTTTTGGTTACTGTGACATGAATCAGGGCCACTTGAACTCCAGCCCCACTTATTTTTCGACTTCCGTTTTTTGATAATTTCTAGTCGAGTGGAGTGCCAGTTGATTTGACAGGTCACCACAGCACAGGAAAGTCCACTTTAGTGAAACCGGGGTCTCTACGTAACTCCCAGTACGAGTTGTTGCTCACCCATGTGTCATCTTCTGACTTTCTGTGAACACaatagaagcaaaaaaaaaaagtccttgttGTCAATCTGTTGTTGCCCACACATGATTAGAAATAACATTTCAGCAACAGCGACAGCGTCACTTCGCTCCACTGTCCTCGCCCTACGCCAACCGTCTGATGGTCCAGCTGCTAGCGGCAATCGGAATAGCAGCTATTGTCATCCCAAGCCATCTTATTTTCATACTGACTGGTGCAGATGTTTGAGGACTGTCGCCTTGTTGGCCAAACATTTCATTGCTGATGGGCGAATGAAAATAACGGGGCTCAAGGAGTATGCAGACTCTCACTTGTGATACAGTAGCACGGGTATATGTTATCTCTTAGTCATGTGGGTGAAGAAAGACACACGTCCGATTGTACACGCAAGGACAGCGGCGGCATACTTGAAGAAGCATGGTCGGTGGGTCATGTTGTTGTCCTCCAGCACTttcctcctctccctctgcAGCTGTTCTATCCTCTGCTTCTGTTCTTCGGCTCCTTCCACATTTCCCTCCTCCAAGAGCCTGAACAAAGAGGCCAAAGGAAGTTCGACATCACTCACTTAGTGTCttgaaggagaaagaaaaaaatgtatttaaaaaaaaatggcaacctTTGGTCCAATCGGAAGCGTGTGTCTGTAGGGGGCAGTAGAGGTCTGATGGTGGGATCCAACTCGTTTAACTGCATTGCAAACTGAGTGAAGCCATAGTACTGTTCCTGGTCCACCGGCATGGGATCTACAGAAACAAATCCGTAGATATTGCATGATGTCAGTGTAAGGTGCAAGTAACGCTTCCTTTTTGTAAAATGGCCCTTGACTCACTTGCTCTCCAGATGCACGTGGCAGAAGGCGGGTGGCCCTGGAAAATGGACTCGTGCCATTTCCCAAAAATGGAGTGCACAACCTGTCCGTTGGAATCGGTCACCACGCCCTCGATCTCATTGACGGAGGAGCTCCACGATTTCGCCTGAAAGAGATAAAAGGACAACTAAATGCAAAATCAAAGACTTCTATCATGGTACTGTCGTAACTCTACAAATTAATCCACGAAAGGATTTGATTTCAGGCTgactaaaacttttttttgtaattccttCTCTGGTCAACAGATGGTGCTGTGCTCTTAATAGTGAATGAAAGGTGTTGCAAAGAGGGAAagtctgaaaataaatgttccaATAGTCATGTTTTGataaaacgaaataaaatgaggtCATCTCTTATtactacttttttaaaaaaaataaagagtgtAAGAACATTGACTGAGACTAACTAATAAATCAAAAGGAATCACTCTGTCGCGTCTGACCTTGACAAATGTGACTTTACACTCGCAAGTGttactgttgacatttttgatggTCATCTCTCCATAGTGTTCAATCCAACGCTGCCCACTGAGGATGTTATGGATGCAGGATGTCACTTTGTTCCATTCATAATGGTCCCCAAACCTACCAAACACAATACAGTTGTCATTTTCAAAAGTTGGGGAAGTTATCAAGTTCAATCAACAGAAGACCTCTCTACCCCGGGGACAAGACGGCGGTATTTATCACccaaaaaagtcaagtgaatgacTTACAAAGGCAGCGTGACGTTGGTCGTACCGATTGGAACGATTTCCATGGATTTTCCccaaaatttatttttcaaccgAACATCtacaaaaggaagaaaacaaaatgtgttaaGGGTTCACAAATCAAGCTGGAAagataataatgaaataaacatAACTGCTTCGGACGCACATTTTTAACAtgacgggaagaaaaaaaaaaaaaggtccttcATGCTCACCTTGCCAAAAAGAAAAGTTCTTTGAATCCGAGTGACATACTGACACAGGCGGGTGATGGCTCACCTGGGCAAATACAAAGAGGAAAATaatagggattaaaaaaaaaaaagctaattactCGACTGTGTAACCTGTTAGGTGAATGCGTCAGAAAACAGGAAGAGGGTGCTGTTCCGAGAATGAGTCACCCGCCGCTTACCGATCTTTTCAAACGACTGTCGCGTCACGAGGGGAATGACTAAGCGATACTAGTGCGACATTCCAAAGTCACAATCAAACTTTGACGTTACCCGTGTCAAACCTACCTGTTCGCCGATAAACCTGAAGCCCTTGTCAGGTCTGTCACACTCGTAGGTTTCTCCTAAAACCGGATTGAAAGGCTTGCTTCCGGCTCGATAGTAGGAAGACGTGTATGCGGTAATCGCAAAGGTGGCAACGTAAACCTTTGTGGGAGAAGAAAGGCGTCATTAAATTTTACTCTTCACATTTCAAGAAGAAGCTCGGTCTCCTCTCACCATACGCTGGTAAGGGTTGGCGGTCTTGTTGGCCGTGTCCAGCAGCTGGCTGTACTCCAGCTCCTCGCACAACCTCTGCAGGGTGTTGAGTGGCTCGTTCAACTGGACCGGCATCGCCACTTTGGACAAGTCCTTCCCAATGTTGTTCCTGAGGATGTTCCACAGACTCACGCTGCAGGGGGGACTGGGAGCGGGCAGCGTGGTGCGACGACGAATCACAGAGCCGACGCTACTCACTGACGAGGGGAGGcgttgaatggaaaaaaaaaattaaaataaagaaataaaaataagggaGGAAGAACCAGAAAACAACCGAGATGCTAAAAATATCGTTGCACTTTAAGTTTTTGATCCCAGACCAGAGCGAATTTGGCTTTCTCAAATTAACACGGCACTTTCCGGATTTGTTCCCATTTAATAAGAATCGATGCTATCGGTCTCTGAAAATAAACACGCAAGAGGAATTTGTCAGACTCCCAGATGGAAAGAGGGGATAAGCTTGCCTTGAACAGAATAGAAAGGTGGACTCGTACATACAAAGAGCGCCGCGGCTTTCGCGTACCTGAACCGTGTCTCTCGCTGCCCGCTCCGTTGCTGCAGGTATCCACGGAAATGCTGTCGCTCACGTCGCTGATGTACGAGTCGTCGTCAGACAGCTGGCGACGAGCGATCGTGAAAGGTCAGCAGGCGACCAGAATGAACAAAGAGAAACGTTTTCCACAAGAACACCGAATGACTCCGTACATTCAACTGTTGGACCACTGACGCCTCGGTTGAGGTTAAAGGTCATTTTTCCGAACTGTGCTTTACGGTGCTGCGACAATCAAAACATATTTCATGTGCCATCAGGCTCAGGCGATTCATAGAGCTTATTGATGAACGTGAATTTAGAGTTTAACGCACATCCTCACTGATTCGCAATGCTTGATTGATTttcatcaaatcaatcaatcggGCCTGTTCGAAAAACAGCTCACccgtgatgggacattgtgatttcccgGGAATTGGGTGagagtgatcatttgaaatgatCACATCTGTTTCCTTATCCTGATAAATCATTGCTGGTAGTTAGTAGATCAGTCGCCAAGCTGTAGctctcagttaaaaaaaatatatttaagagTACGGTGACCCCTGCATGTTTTGATTGCATTTGCTTGAGATTTATCAATTCAAATTggaaattccaaaaaaaaaagaagtgatttGCCAGTGAAGAATAAAACGGTCTTTTGAAAAGACCAGCGTTGAAAGGAGAATGTTTCCGAAGTCGATCGAGCATCACCTCATTCtcagaggaggacgaggagaggAGGTACTCCTGCGCATCGTAGAACTCCGAGATCGACTCGGCGATTGACGCTTTGCTTTCATTTGATGCCTGGTGGACCAAAGGATGACTTTCGTCCGGACAATCCTGGTCGGGTGATAAAAGTCGACAGAGCGAATTATTACAGGTTGTGGTTATGGAGCAATCACATGagcgcaaggggggggggggggggggggcgtgtcacTCACTGAGCCGTAGGCGGTCTTTAAGGCCGTAACTTGCAACGGTTGGGGAGCTTGCATTTCGATACTTTGCCTTAATCTCTCCCTTTCTGCTGACAGGGAACTATACGCTGATTTGAGCGTGCTGTGGACTGGAGaggaataaattttaaaaaaaaggtatttaaaATGACACACATGACATCACGGGAGAAAAATGTCATCAACAGACTCACTGCTGTTAGCTAGCCTGTTGAAGTTGTCTTGCAGGCGAGAAACGTCAACGGGGGAGTCCGGAGATTCCGGAAAGACCTCTTGACTGTTTGGCTCCATCGTTGTGAGATTGGGATTGGAGGCGTTATTTGGAGGCATCTTAGTGgcgaaaagaagaaagaaaatacgCGGCAGCATGAAAGCCAGTCCTGCCAAATGAATCGGCGAAAAAATACGTCGTATAAATACAGTACCTGTGTTGTTACTTTGCTGTTTTTGCCATTCTTGCTTCGCCATttctttgtcttcttctctttctttgaGATATCAGAAGTCGATGCCTGCGGTGACATAAGAAAATGACGTCTGTCGAGTGCCCGCACGCAATCCAAAATTTCATCTCGGCTGCACAAAGAGTGAACGCGGCGTGCTGACTTGGAGTGCGTTGATAGACGACGCAGAGTATGTGCGATGCATGACCTCCATGCTCCTCAGCAGCAGGTTGAGTTCCAGGAGGTGAGATTCACACTCTTCCAAGTCTAGGGAAAGAACATCATTTCCATGAGGGACCAAAGTTCCCGCGAGAAAAGAGAGTTCAGTCGAACCTCGGTTCAGAACGTTTTTGGGCCAGAGCGTGTGGCGTTCAAGTGCCAGGCTAGATAAAGGCGAAAAACAAACCTTTGGCACACTTGTTCATGTCCTCTGAGGAGTGAAGCCAAGAGCTGACCTTGGCCTGATGGATCGACATCTGCTTGGGGAGAGAACCCCTCTGCGCGCGAGGGCGATGAAATGAATTTAGCCCTTTGCTCATTCCGGATTTTCCGCAAATCAAACCGCACTGACGCAACTTGCAGTACCTTCCTTATGGAGCGAGGCGAGgataaggtgtgagtgtggtagTGGTGAGGATACGAGGAAATCTCGTTCTGACGAAACACGCGGTGATGACGCAGCTTTGACACCCAGTCCTCAAACACCTCAGGAGACTTTGTCTGGGTGCCACAAATAAGAGTCGGGAATCGAACGATGGTCATAGGCGGCCCGTTTTGGATGAGTGTTTCGTGTGGATCAGCGACGGTTACCTTGAGGTGATAGATGTTATCCTCGGTGTCCAGGTCGATGCACATGGTTGACTTCTTGATCGCCATGACGGAAAGGCCGACATCGATGCAGCCGTGAATCTTTCCTTTTTTCAGCTGTCAGTTCAACAAAGTGTGCCTtagcgtgcaaaaaaaaaaaaatgacaacaacaacaacagtccaAAGGAGATACTTACATCCGTGCCGTGCTTCGCATACTTCAGGATGCCTTTGTCCAACACGAAAAATCTCTGATCGGCATTGATGAgcgcagaccaaaaaaaaaaaaaaaaaaaaaaagggcggagGTAGATTGAAAACACAGATTTGGCTTCACAACAATTATTTCATGTCATGCGTTGCGCTAAGACGCCCACATGATGAATTCTACGCTATGGGCCTCCAATCTTGTTTTATGAGGTGCTCACCTTATGCCATCCTTTCATTGGCCACTTCCTTCTCTTTAACAGGAAGCCCCGCTGTGGCTCAGGCTGCTGCATGACGGCAGGAGCCCCCCTGAGCCCCTCAACAATTTCCCAATTATCCTGCAAGGGGGACCGGGGAAAAACACatagtaaatttccccagtgtgggacaaataaaggatatcttgatATCATAGCAGatgtttgacaaaaacatttcaactgcAGCAAACTCATGTTGGGAAGGAAaaacgagaggaaaaaaaactcacctggTTACTATCTTGCTTCGAAGAGCCACTACTGTCACTATGAGTTGGCGATGGCGACATCATCTTTGTCGTCGTCTCTTTTTTGGGCGTCAAGTCCAGCGCGGGGGATCACAGCGACCTTTGAAGGTCACGCAACGGAAGGCGGGGCTGCCGAGACAGGTTCAGAGAAACTCAGGTAAGGACAGAGCAGATGGGTTTCGCTCTTTTCATGTGCACGTGTAACCAGAAAGACTCCAAAATGGAAGCGATAAGATCCCCTCGTAAAAGTGCGATTATTTTAAGCAAGCAAGGATTTTAAAATTAGGGCGGATGAGTGTTCTCAGGTTAGGGGTTTAAATGTTGGctgaggccttcctgtgtggacatcCTGCCACTCTCCCTTAAAAATGCTTATTCCTGCCGCAAacgattgtattttattttattttttttactggtaaATACTCCTCATCCTAGATGCTTCAGTTTGTTTTTTAGAACAATCCCGCTTCGAAACAAAGGCCGGTGAAAAGTGTGGCGTTCTTGTCGGTGATAATGCTTAGCTCGTGTTTACACGAgatgagaaaaaggaaaaaaaaaaaaataaatcagcttCTCGCTGTGATATAACAGACATTCCTCACCTTGCCACGCATGCCCCAACCGGGCTGTGTTTGTTCATGCTTTTGTTGCAGAGCCGTGAGAGTTTGCTCGCCACACCCCGCGTGTGCACGATACTGTGAAGTGAATGCGAGAGACCTGTGCAACAAAATGCttcccaaaatggctgacagggACTGTTTGGGGTTTAGGTACATGGCGAATTGTGTAGAGTGCACTTAATAATAAGGCGCGGCTCCATGCAGCCTATGCAAACAGTGTCATGGTTAAAATAACGTGTGTGCTATTTTGCGctatctcggggggggggggggggggggctccctgGCGGCCGTGCCTAGGGGGGTGAGTCATCAACAGGAAAGAATGTGCTTTGGTACACCATAGTAAGCGTGTCTAATGGCACATTGAAACCACACGCTGG
It includes:
- the LOC127603749 gene encoding oxysterol-binding protein-related protein 3-like, encoding MMSPSPTHSDSSGSSKQDSNQDNWEIVEGLRGAPAVMQQPEPQRGFLLKRRKWPMKGWHKRFFVLDKGILKYAKHGTDLKKGKIHGCIDVGLSVMAIKKSTMCIDLDTEDNIYHLKTKSPEVFEDWVSKLRHHRVFRQNEISSYPHHYHTHTLSSPRSIRKRGSLPKQMSIHQAKVSSWLHSSEDMNKCAKDLEECESHLLELNLLLRSMEVMHRTYSASSINALQASTSDISKKEKKTKKWRSKNGKNSKVTTQMPPNNASNPNLTTMEPNSQEVFPESPDSPVDVSRLQDNFNRLANSIHSTLKSAYSSLSAERERLRQSIEMQAPQPLQVTALKTAYGSDCPDESHPLVHQASNESKASIAESISEFYDAQEYLLSSSSSENELSDDDSYISDVSDSISVDTCSNGAGSERHGSVSSVGSVIRRRTTLPAPSPPCSVSLWNILRNNIGKDLSKVAMPVQLNEPLNTLQRLCEELEYSQLLDTANKTANPYQRMVYVATFAITAYTSSYYRAGSKPFNPVLGETYECDRPDKGFRFIGEQVSHHPPVSVCHSDSKNFSFWQDVRLKNKFWGKSMEIVPIGTTNVTLPLFGDHYEWNKVTSCIHNILSGQRWIEHYGEMTIKNVNSNTCECKVTFVKAKSWSSSVNEIEGVVTDSNGQVVHSIFGKWHESIFQGHPPSATCIWRANPMPVDQEQYYGFTQFAMQLNELDPTIRPLLPPTDTRFRLDQRLLEEGNVEGAEEQKQRIEQLQRERRKVLEDNNMTHRPCFFKKSEDDTWVSNNSYWELRRDPGFTKVDFPVLW